The DNA segment TTTCGTAGAAATTTCTGAGGGAGTTACGGGACTGGTTCATATTTCTGAAGTAGCTGATAGTTTTGTAAAGGATGTCAATGATTTTCTAAAAGAAAATGACATCATAAAGGTAAAGGTTATATCAATTTCTTCAGACGGTAAAGTGAGTCTTTCAATTCGCAAGACCAAGGAAAATTCCAATAACAGTTATAGAAAGCCTAAGCAGAATGATCTTAGTTTTGAGGATAAGCTGTCTAAATTTTTAAAGGACAGCGAGGAGAGACTTCTTGATATTAAGAAGAACAATGAATCTAAACGCGGTTCTGGGTCATATGGAAGAAGGAAAATATTATAAGTCGAATTTATTTTAAGTCATATTTTAAAAGAGAAACTATCCAGGGTTATTCCCTGGATTTTAAATTTCTTGAAGGGAAGCTAAATTATGAGATGTGCAGTGATAGATTTAGGTTCCAATTCAATAAGGCTTTTAGTAGCAGATGTGCTGAACGGTTCTGTTGTTCCTGTACATCGAGAGCTTGCAACAACACGCTTAGGACGTGGAGTTATCCAAAACCAACGGCTTGATGAAAAATCAATGAGCGATACCTTATCAGTTCTTACATATTTTCAAAATAAGGCAAAATCCCTGCAGAGTGAAAGGACTTTGGCTTTTGGCACAAGTGCTCTGCGTGAAGCAAAGAACAGCAATGATTTTCTAAACAGTGCAAAACGGATTGGGCTTAATATTAAGATTCTATCAGGTCAAGAAGAGGCTCTTTTATCATTTCTGGGAGCAAAATCAGGCATTAAGCAACAGGGGATGGCTTTGGTTATAGATATCGGAGGAAATTCAACAGAGCTGATTGTAGGCGAGAGTAATATAGAAAAAAGTGAAAGCCTGCCAATAGGCGCAGTACGTTGGACTCAAAGGTATTTTAAATCCGACCCGCCAAATTTTGATGATATTGTTGAAGCTCATAGTGCTATTAGCCGACTTTTGGGCGGCTTTGCCGGATATTTTAATCAATTTCAGATAAATAATGCTATTACGACCATAGGAGTTGGGGGAACATTAACAACACTTTCGGCTATGGCACAGGAGCTTGAAATTTATGATATAAAAAAAGTACACGGCTACGTACTTAATAAGAGGATTGCGGATGATATTTTTTCAAAATTATTGTCTATGACAGCAGACGAAAGATGCAAACTTAAAGGCCTTCAGCCGCAGCGAGCCGATATCATTACGGCGGGGGTTTTAATCGTCAGGACTATAATGGAGGACCTTCATATTAACCAAATTATAACGAGCGAAACGGATATAATGGAGGGATATCTTCTAAAAAGTGTTTCATTTTAACTTGCATTTAGCCTTAGCGAAAATGTGCGATAATTAATTGACATAGTTGAAAAAATATGGTATCATAATAAACTGCATAATCGTAAGCAAAAACTATGCCAATATTTATTTTTCTATATAATTGTATAATGTTTCCTGTTTTAGGAGATAGTATAATAGATATTTTTGCCTAAAACCAAAAGCAAGATAGTGCTACAGCTTTTGGCTATTTTTACTTATAAAAAAGGGGTGAGGGAAACTTGGTTAAGCCTATTTCCATAGGTGATCGCACCCGATGGAGCTATTCGAAAATCAATGAAGTTATGGAGATGCCTGATTTAATTGAAATTCAAAGGGATTCATATCAGTGGTTCCTTGATGAAGGTCTTGGAGAGGTTTTTCGAGACATTTCACCTATTGAAGATTTTACAGGCAATCTGGTATTGGAATTCATTGATCACAAACTTGAAACTGTCCCAAAATACTCGGAAGATGAGTGCCGGGAAAGAGATGTAACTTATGCTGTTCCGCTCAAGGTTAAAGTTCGGCTGATAAACAAAGAAACCGGCGAAGTGAAAGAGCAAGAGGTTTTTATGGGGGATTTTCCCCTTATGACCGAAAACGGCACATTTATTATTAATGGTGCGGAGCGCGTCATTGTAAGTCAGCTTGTTCGTTCCCCGGGGGTATATTTTAGCAGTCAGCGGGATAAAAACGGCCGAGAGTTATTTTCCGGAACCATAATCCCTAACAGAGGGGCATGGCTTGAACTGGAAATGGACTCCAATGAAGTCTTGTATGTCCGTGTCGATAGGACACGCAAAATGCCTGTTACTGTATTACTAAGGGCTTTAGGGTATGGAACAAATGCCCAGATATTGGAACTTATGGGTGAAGATGAAAAAATCTTGCGCACATTTGAAAAGGATAATACAGAAAATCAGAATGAGGCCCTTATCGAAATTTATAAACGACTTCGGCCGGGTGAACCACCTACGGTTGAAAATGCAAGATCACTGCTTGAGTCATTATTTTTTGATTCAAAGCGATATGATTTAGCACATGTAGGTCGATATAAGTTTAATAAGAAACTACGACTAAAGGACCGCATCACAGGCAAAATAAGTGCTGAAAATGTGGAAAACCCTGAAACGGGTGAAATCATCCTTAAAAAAGGTGATAAGATTAGCCGCAAAGCGGCTGAATTGCTTGAATCCCTCAAAATAAAAGAACTAAAAGTAGAATTACCTTCGGACCGGTCGGAATCCAGAACGCAGGGAGAATATCATCCTAAGGTTGTCAAGATAGTAAGTAATGGCTATTCTCAAGAGCCGGGTCCTGAAGGCAATAGGACGGAAAAGCATATAACGGTTGAAGATATTATAGCTTCTGTTAATTATTTTGTAAATCTTCCTCATAAGATTGGAAGCATTGATGATATTGATCATCTGGGTAATAGGCGCCTTCGTTCGGTAGGCGAACTTTTGCAAAATCAATTCCGTATTGGACTTGCCAGGATGGAGAGAGTAGTCAAGGAACGTATGACTATTCAAGACGTAGATACTATTACACCTCAAGGCCTTATAAACATACGACCTGTAGTTGCTTCAATTAAAGAGTTTTTTGGCAGCAGCCAGCTTTCACAGTTCATGGATCAGACAAACCCTCTTGCGGAATTGACGCACAAGCGCAGGCTTAGTGCACTGGGACCGGGAGGATTAAGCAGGGACAGAGCCGGTTTTGAAGTTCGCGACGTTCACCATTCTCACTATGGGCGTATGTGCCCCATAGAAACTCCTGAGGGTCCTAATATCGGTTTAATCGGTTCCTTAAGTACATACGCCAGGGTAAACCAGTATGGATTTATTGAGACTCCTTATCGCAGAGTTGATAAGGAACGGTGTGTGGTCACTGATGAAATCGATTATCTTACCGCAGATGAAGAGGATGCATTTATAATTGCACAGGCTAATGCCCCTTTGGATGAAGAGGGAAGATTTGTACAAAAAAGGATTGTTGCAAGGTATGCGGATGAAACAATTGTGGTTCCCGCTGAAGACGTGGATTACATGGACGTATCTCCGAAACAGCTGGTATCAGTGGCAACTGCACTGATTCCTTTCCTTGAGCACGATGATGCCAACCGTGCTCTGATGGGCTCTAACATGCAGCGGCAGGCAGTTCCGCTGCTGATAACCGAGGCACCGCTTGTAGGCACAGGTATTGAGCATAAGGTTGCTATGGATTCCGGTGTAATGATTCTCGCACGAAACAGCGGTGTTGTAGAAAGGGTTACAGGCCGGGAAATTGTGGTACGTCGGGATAGTGACGGCAGTTTGGATGTATACAGAGTTCGTAAATTCATAAGATCTAACCAGGGGACTTGTATCAACCAGAGGCCAATTGTAAAGAAAGGCGAAAGAGTGGCAAAAGGGCAGCCTATAGCAGACGGCCCGTCTACCGATCATGGCGAACTGGCCTTGGGCCGTAATGTTTTAGTAGCTTTTATGCCTTGGGAAGGCTACAATTATGAAGACGCTATATTACTTTCTGAAAGGCTTGTAAAAGATGATGTATTTACTTCGATTCACATAGAGCAGTATGAGGCCGAAGCCCGCGACACTAAATTGGGCCCTGAGGAGATTACCAGGGACATTCCCAATGTTGGTGAAGATGCCTTAAAGGATTTGGATGACCGAGGAATCATCAGGATTGGTGCAGAAGTCCAAGCCGGTGATATTCTGGTAGGCAAAGTTACTCCTAAGGGTGAAACTGAACTTACTGCCGAAGAGCGATTACTCAGGGCTATTTTCGGGGAAAAAGCTCGTGAAGTAAGGGATACTTCGCTCAGGGTTCCTCATGGGGAATATGGTATTGTAGTTGATGTAAAAATATTTACTCGCGAAAATAATGATGAGCTTTCTCCCGGTGTCAATGAACTGGTAAGGGTCTATATAGCACAAAAGAGAAAAATATCCGAAGGAGATAAGATGGCGGGTCGCCACGGTAATAAGGGTGTTATTTCGCGAATTATGCCTGCGGAGGATATGCCTTTCTTGCCAGATGGAACTCCCGTAGATATAGTCCTAAATCCGCTCGGTGTTCCTTCACGTATGAATATCGGTCAGGTGTTGGAAACTCATTTAGGATGGGCGGCTAAAGCACTTGGCTGGTATGTAGCTACACCTGTATTTGACGGTGCTGAAGAAAGCGAAATCCTTAGCACGCTTAAAAAAGCCAATGTTTCAGAAGATGGCAAAGTTGAGCTGCGGGATGGTCGGACAGGTATTCCGTTTGATCGTCGGGTGACGGTGGGTTATATGTATATGCTCAAATTAGCTCACCTAGTTGATGATAAAATCCATGCCCGCTCTACTGGACCTTACTCGCTGGTTACTCAGCAGCCACTGGGAGGTAAAGCCCAGTTTGGCGGCCAGAGATTTGGAGAAATGGAAGTATGGGCATTGGAAGCTTATGGTGCCAGCTATACCTTGCAGGAGATGCTTACGGTAAAATCTGACGATGTTCTCGGTCGCGTAAAAACCTACGAGGCTATAGTTAAAGGAGAAAACGTGCCCGAACCAGGGATACCTGAATCGTTTAAGGTTTTAATAAAAGAACTTCAGTCCCTAGCTCTTGATGTAAAGATTTTGTCTGAAGATGCAGGAGAAATACAAATCAAGGAAGACGATGATGAAGATGAAGAAGAAACGGTACTAGAGGTAAACTTAGAGGGTATGGAAGCCGATGAAGAAAAGTCAGGTATAAATAATAATAGTAATGATGAAGACTCAGACTCGGATGATGCAGATGAAATTAATGAAGATGACATCATTTATGATGATTATGATGATAAAGACGATGATACAGAGGACGAAAATATTGACTTGGCTGATATAGAAGTGGAGTTTATTGACCTTGATGATGATGATGCGGATAAAGGTGATGAATTAGATAATATTTAAAGCCCCAACCAAGTTGTGAAGGGAGAGAAACACTTGCTGGAACTCAATTATTTTGATTCCATAAAGATTGGTCTTGCTTCACCGGAGCAGATAAGAGAATGGTCTAAAGGAGAGGTAAAAAAGCCTGAAACTATTAATTACAGAACTCTTAAACCGGAGAAGCAGGGATTGTTCTGTGAACGTATATTTGGCCCTGTAAAGGATTGGGAGTGTCATTGCGGTAAATATAAAAGGGTAAGATATAAAGGTGTTATATGCGACCGCTGTGGAGTTGAAGTTACAAAATCTAAAGTGCGCCGTGAAAGAATAGGTCATATTGAGCTGGCAGCCCCCGTTTCCCATATATGGTTTTTAAAGGGAATACCAAGTCGCATTGGCTTGATTCTCGATATGTCACCGCGATCCTTGGAAAAGGTAATATATTTTGCTTCTTATGTAGTGACTGATGCTGGCGATACTCCCTTGATGAAAAAGCAATTATTAAATGAAAGAGAATACCGAGAATATCGGGATAAATACGGCGATGCTTTTAAAGCCGGAATGGGAGCCGAATCTGTCAAAGAACTTTTGACTGAAATAGATTGCGAGAAATTATCTAAAGAGCTTAGGACGGAATTAAAGGATGCTACAGGCCAAAAGAGGATAAGGATTCTCAGGCGGCTGGAAGTTGTAGAGGCTTTCAGGAAATCAAAAAATAAACCTGAGTGGATGATTTTAGAAGTTATTCCGGTAATTCCGCCTGACCTTAGACCAATGGTGCAGTTAGACGGCGGACGTTTTGCAACATCAGATCTTAATGACTTGTATCGAAGGGTTATTAATAGGAATAACCGTCTAAAAAGACTTTTAGATTTAGGGGCACCGGACATCATAGTAAGAAATGAAAAGCGAATGCTCCAAGAGGCAGTGGATGCCCTTATTGATAACGGCCGGCGAGGCCGCCCGGTTACAGGCCCTGGCAACAGGCCACTCAAATCTTTAAGTGATATGCTAAAAGGTAAGCAAGGACGGTTTCGACAAAACCTGTTAGGTAAGCGTGTTGACTATTCCGGGCGTTCGGTTATTGTGGTCGGTCCTGAACTTAAATTATATCAATGCGGTTTACCAAAAGAAATGGCCTTGGAGCTATTCAAGCCCTTTGTCATGAAAAAATTGGTATCAGAAGGGCATGCACATAATATAAAAAGTGCAAAACGCATGGTAGAGCGGATAAGGCCTGAAGTTTGGGATGTGCTCGAGGATATTATCAAAGAGCATCCAGTACTTTTAAACAGGGCTCCTACATTGCACCGTTTGGGAATTCAGGCTTTTGAGCCTATACTGGTAGAAGGCCGAGCCATACAGATACATCCTCTGGTTTGTACCGCATACAATGCAGATTTTGACGGCGACCAGATGGCCGTCCACTTACCGCTTTCAGCGGAAGCTCAGGCTGAAGCAAGGGTTTTAATGCTATCAATAAATAACATATTGAAGCCTCAGGACGGAAAGCCGGTAGTTACTCCGACTCAAGATATGGTTTTAGGTTCATACTATTTAACGATAGAAAGACCCGGCGAAAAAGGCGAAGGGAAATATTTTTCTTGCCTGAAGAAGCGGTATTGGCTTATGAAATGGGAGAAGTGGGTCTTCATGCACCTGTTAATGTTAGAATAAAAAGGAATATTGACGGTCAGGAACGTTACAAGATTATAAAGACTACACCGGGGCGTTTAATATTTAATGAGGGTATACCTCAAGATTTAGGATATGTAGACAGAACAAAAGAAGAAAATCTATTTGAGCTGGAACTAAACAGCTTGGTTGATAAGAGTAAGTTGGGAGATATCATTGAACGGTGCTATCGCTTACATGGAACTACGGTTACAGCTCAAGTTTTGGATAAGATAAAGAAAAAAGGTTTTGATTATGCAACAAAAGCCGGAATAACCATCGGCATTACCGATATAGAAGTTCCTGAAGAAAAGGAGAAAATCCTATCCGAGGCTGATGAAAAGGTTGACCAAGTAGAACTTTTATATAGGAGAGGTCTCATTTCTGATGAAGAAAGATATGAGAACACCTTATCTATTTGGACTGCCGCAACTGAAAAAATTACGGATGCACTGATGGATTCCCTTGACCACTTCAATTCACTGTATATGATGGCAAATTCCGGAGCAAGGGGTAATAAACAGCAGATAAGACAGCTTGCAGGTATGAGGGGTCTTATGGCTGATCCGTCAGGCAGGATCATTGACCTGCCTATCAAAGCGAATTTTAGAGAAGGCCTTACGGTGCTGGAATACTTTATATCAACACATGGTGCAAGGAAGGGCTTAGCAGATACAGCTCTTCGAACTGCGGATTCCGGATATTTGACACGGCGACTGGTTGATGTGAGCCAAGATGTTATAGTAAGAGATGTAGATTGCGGTACAACTGATGGTATAACAGTAAAAGCAATCAAAGATGGTAGTGGGATCATCGAAGACCTCAAAGAACGGATTGAAGGGCGATATGCATTAGAAGACATAAAGGATCCTGAAAC comes from the Tepidanaerobacter acetatoxydans Re1 genome and includes:
- the rpoB gene encoding DNA-directed RNA polymerase subunit beta, with protein sequence MVKPISIGDRTRWSYSKINEVMEMPDLIEIQRDSYQWFLDEGLGEVFRDISPIEDFTGNLVLEFIDHKLETVPKYSEDECRERDVTYAVPLKVKVRLINKETGEVKEQEVFMGDFPLMTENGTFIINGAERVIVSQLVRSPGVYFSSQRDKNGRELFSGTIIPNRGAWLELEMDSNEVLYVRVDRTRKMPVTVLLRALGYGTNAQILELMGEDEKILRTFEKDNTENQNEALIEIYKRLRPGEPPTVENARSLLESLFFDSKRYDLAHVGRYKFNKKLRLKDRITGKISAENVENPETGEIILKKGDKISRKAAELLESLKIKELKVELPSDRSESRTQGEYHPKVVKIVSNGYSQEPGPEGNRTEKHITVEDIIASVNYFVNLPHKIGSIDDIDHLGNRRLRSVGELLQNQFRIGLARMERVVKERMTIQDVDTITPQGLINIRPVVASIKEFFGSSQLSQFMDQTNPLAELTHKRRLSALGPGGLSRDRAGFEVRDVHHSHYGRMCPIETPEGPNIGLIGSLSTYARVNQYGFIETPYRRVDKERCVVTDEIDYLTADEEDAFIIAQANAPLDEEGRFVQKRIVARYADETIVVPAEDVDYMDVSPKQLVSVATALIPFLEHDDANRALMGSNMQRQAVPLLITEAPLVGTGIEHKVAMDSGVMILARNSGVVERVTGREIVVRRDSDGSLDVYRVRKFIRSNQGTCINQRPIVKKGERVAKGQPIADGPSTDHGELALGRNVLVAFMPWEGYNYEDAILLSERLVKDDVFTSIHIEQYEAEARDTKLGPEEITRDIPNVGEDALKDLDDRGIIRIGAEVQAGDILVGKVTPKGETELTAEERLLRAIFGEKAREVRDTSLRVPHGEYGIVVDVKIFTRENNDELSPGVNELVRVYIAQKRKISEGDKMAGRHGNKGVISRIMPAEDMPFLPDGTPVDIVLNPLGVPSRMNIGQVLETHLGWAAKALGWYVATPVFDGAEESEILSTLKKANVSEDGKVELRDGRTGIPFDRRVTVGYMYMLKLAHLVDDKIHARSTGPYSLVTQQPLGGKAQFGGQRFGEMEVWALEAYGASYTLQEMLTVKSDDVLGRVKTYEAIVKGENVPEPGIPESFKVLIKELQSLALDVKILSEDAGEIQIKEDDDEDEEETVLEVNLEGMEADEEKSGINNNSNDEDSDSDDADEINEDDIIYDDYDDKDDDTEDENIDLADIEVEFIDLDDDDADKGDELDNI
- a CDS encoding Ppx/GppA phosphatase family protein, with amino-acid sequence MRCAVIDLGSNSIRLLVADVLNGSVVPVHRELATTRLGRGVIQNQRLDEKSMSDTLSVLTYFQNKAKSLQSERTLAFGTSALREAKNSNDFLNSAKRIGLNIKILSGQEEALLSFLGAKSGIKQQGMALVIDIGGNSTELIVGESNIEKSESLPIGAVRWTQRYFKSDPPNFDDIVEAHSAISRLLGGFAGYFNQFQINNAITTIGVGGTLTTLSAMAQELEIYDIKKVHGYVLNKRIADDIFSKLLSMTADERCKLKGLQPQRADIITAGVLIVRTIMEDLHINQIITSETDIMEGYLLKSVSF
- a CDS encoding S1 RNA-binding domain-containing protein, which gives rise to MPVEVGQILEGRVTGITKFGAFVEISEGVTGLVHISEVADSFVKDVNDFLKENDIIKVKVISISSDGKVSLSIRKTKENSNNSYRKPKQNDLSFEDKLSKFLKDSEERLLDIKKNNESKRGSGSYGRRKIL